Proteins from a single region of Hermetia illucens chromosome 3, iHerIll2.2.curated.20191125, whole genome shotgun sequence:
- the LOC119652642 gene encoding translocation protein SEC62 isoform X2: protein MSEKKRSRRRKEEYTGPGGVQKEVEKPSKEEYAIAKWMKKNVRTKKTKFLSHNVEYFTASKALDALMKSHFAEGDNCLFPSRESAVEYLDVMLEHKFFHRAKKVPVYLDELKSGGNSNSGGAGGKVSTKKNGEKQEAGSKKEKETKDEKDDEKEKEKEKLTDHDSHVEGTSDDVASKEKRKRKIRLEMHPEQLFVDGSEAYVWIYDPVPIHYWIYGTILVLGAIVICMFPLWPPILRKGVYYLSIAAAGFLVFIFALTILRLIIFVILWLLSRGKLYFWIFPNLTEDVGFFASFWPLYEYEYRTKEQKGKSSKKQKKKKKDKDSDAEDETTTAGGLQPEIIENIKEHDTADDVVQDLHGENDSVESGENNKVDNSADYKETNTISESESEGSRSSTGKDFEMVDPTEVDTS, encoded by the exons ATGTCCGAGAAAAAGAGATCAAGACGTCGAAAAGAA GAATACACTGGACCGGGAGGTGTACAAAAAGAGGTTGAAAAACCAAGCAAAGAGGAGTATGCCATAGCAAAATGGATGAAAAAGAACGTTCGAACGAAGAAAACTAAATTTCTTAGTCATAATGTGGAATACTTTACAG CATCGAAAGCCCTCGATGCCCTTATGAAATCTCATTTCGCCGAAGGCGACAATTGCCTATTCCCATCTCGTGAGAGTGCAGTTGAATACTTGGATGTTATGTTGGAGCATAAATTTTTCCATCGTGCAAAGAAAGTTCCTGTCTACTTAGACGAGCTTAAAAGTGGTGGCAACAGCAATAGTGGCGGAGCAGGCGGTAAGGTATCTACGAAAAAGAACGGTGAAAAACAAGAGGCTGGatctaaaaaggaaaaagaaacaaaagatgAAAAAGACGAtgagaaggaaaaggaaaaagagaAATTAACCGATCATGATAGTCATGTTGAGGGAACTTCGGATGATGTT GCTTCCAAAGAAAAACGAAAGCGGAAAATCCGTCTTGAAATGCATCCAGAGCAATTGTTCGTTGATGGTTCAGAAGCTTATGTATGGATATATGATCCCGTACCAATCCACTATTGGATCTATGGAACCATTCTCGTATTGGGGGCAATCGTCATCTGCATGTTCCCATTGTGGCCGCCAATTTTAAG GAAAGGCGTATACTATCTAAGTATAGCGGCTGCAGGATTTTTAGTATTTATTTTCGCACTTACCATATTGCGATTAATAATTTTCGTAATTCTATGGCTACTGAGTAGAGGcaaattgtatttctggatattCCCAAATCTAACAGAGGATGTAGGATTCTTTGCATCATTCTGGCCGCTGTATGAG TATGAATATAGAACCAAAGAGCAAAAAGGAAAGAGCAGtaaaaagcagaaaaagaagaagaaagacaaAGACAGCGATGCAGAAGACGAAACTACAACAGCAGGCGGACTCCAGCCAGAAATTATTGAGAATATTAAAGAGCATGATACAGCCGACGATGTGGTACAAGATCTGCACGGGGAAAATGACAGTGTCGAGAGCGGCGAAAATAATAAGGTTGATAATTCTGCCGATTACAAGGA gACAAATACCATTTCGGAAAGTGAATCGGAAGGATCAAGATCGTCGACCGGTAAAGATTTTGAAATGGTTGATCCAACAGAAGTTGACACATCATAA
- the LOC119652642 gene encoding translocation protein SEC62 isoform X1 has product MNPFSGPYQYEDDTTEYTGPGGVQKEVEKPSKEEYAIAKWMKKNVRTKKTKFLSHNVEYFTASKALDALMKSHFAEGDNCLFPSRESAVEYLDVMLEHKFFHRAKKVPVYLDELKSGGNSNSGGAGGKVSTKKNGEKQEAGSKKEKETKDEKDDEKEKEKEKLTDHDSHVEGTSDDVASKEKRKRKIRLEMHPEQLFVDGSEAYVWIYDPVPIHYWIYGTILVLGAIVICMFPLWPPILRKGVYYLSIAAAGFLVFIFALTILRLIIFVILWLLSRGKLYFWIFPNLTEDVGFFASFWPLYEYEYRTKEQKGKSSKKQKKKKKDKDSDAEDETTTAGGLQPEIIENIKEHDTADDVVQDLHGENDSVESGENNKVDNSADYKETNTISESESEGSRSSTGKDFEMVDPTEVDTS; this is encoded by the exons ATGAATCCATTCAGTGGTCCGTATCAGTATGAGGATGATACTACG GAATACACTGGACCGGGAGGTGTACAAAAAGAGGTTGAAAAACCAAGCAAAGAGGAGTATGCCATAGCAAAATGGATGAAAAAGAACGTTCGAACGAAGAAAACTAAATTTCTTAGTCATAATGTGGAATACTTTACAG CATCGAAAGCCCTCGATGCCCTTATGAAATCTCATTTCGCCGAAGGCGACAATTGCCTATTCCCATCTCGTGAGAGTGCAGTTGAATACTTGGATGTTATGTTGGAGCATAAATTTTTCCATCGTGCAAAGAAAGTTCCTGTCTACTTAGACGAGCTTAAAAGTGGTGGCAACAGCAATAGTGGCGGAGCAGGCGGTAAGGTATCTACGAAAAAGAACGGTGAAAAACAAGAGGCTGGatctaaaaaggaaaaagaaacaaaagatgAAAAAGACGAtgagaaggaaaaggaaaaagagaAATTAACCGATCATGATAGTCATGTTGAGGGAACTTCGGATGATGTT GCTTCCAAAGAAAAACGAAAGCGGAAAATCCGTCTTGAAATGCATCCAGAGCAATTGTTCGTTGATGGTTCAGAAGCTTATGTATGGATATATGATCCCGTACCAATCCACTATTGGATCTATGGAACCATTCTCGTATTGGGGGCAATCGTCATCTGCATGTTCCCATTGTGGCCGCCAATTTTAAG GAAAGGCGTATACTATCTAAGTATAGCGGCTGCAGGATTTTTAGTATTTATTTTCGCACTTACCATATTGCGATTAATAATTTTCGTAATTCTATGGCTACTGAGTAGAGGcaaattgtatttctggatattCCCAAATCTAACAGAGGATGTAGGATTCTTTGCATCATTCTGGCCGCTGTATGAG TATGAATATAGAACCAAAGAGCAAAAAGGAAAGAGCAGtaaaaagcagaaaaagaagaagaaagacaaAGACAGCGATGCAGAAGACGAAACTACAACAGCAGGCGGACTCCAGCCAGAAATTATTGAGAATATTAAAGAGCATGATACAGCCGACGATGTGGTACAAGATCTGCACGGGGAAAATGACAGTGTCGAGAGCGGCGAAAATAATAAGGTTGATAATTCTGCCGATTACAAGGA gACAAATACCATTTCGGAAAGTGAATCGGAAGGATCAAGATCGTCGACCGGTAAAGATTTTGAAATGGTTGATCCAACAGAAGTTGACACATCATAA